aggatccctatgcctactaccaggagggagatgaagacgatggcgctcagtaggtcttagtatgGTCGTTGCCTGTgacaatggcatgccgctgcctgaattccgctgccttatctatttctgcattttggatgtattccggaccgctcggtccgatgatttaagacaatgcctgcgggcttatgatgtaataattagcactagactctcgtgtatgtgcacttgatatttcagctatgagttcgtgtgtaccagactacttgatccatggaaatggtactgtttacacgattgattcctgttataaaaacgggggtccacagagcCCTACCACTTCCTCTCCCGCTTCGCCCCGCCGGTGGTTATGGCTACGGCTTCACTCGCTGCCGATGAGCCCGGGAGCCATGGCCACTGACGCGAAGCTCCCGCGCTCGTGCCCAATGCCACCTCCACACCGGCTCCCACGCGCCGGCACtcgcgcgtcgccgccaccccaGCTCTCACGCGCCGCTCCATACACCCCTCGCCACCCGCTGCCGCGGAGGATCCCGTCGACCTCCGCAAGCTCCGCGTCGCGCTCGCACACAGCTTCCTCGTCATGTCAGTCTTCTGCAGCGCGAGGTTCCTGGACGATGGGGATGGCGATGGCAGCGAGTGAAGCCATAGCCACGACAGCGTCGCGACACCGTCGATGACGAtgacaaccaccaccaccaccaccacagtcGATGGCGTCGTGACCCGCTGCAACGATGAGCTTGGGGCGGCGATGACAAGACGCAGACTAGGGACAACAAGGAGGAGGCGGTGACTCGGCACTGGCTATCGGGGGGACGCGGCACTAGTACACTGCCTGCGTGGACTCTGTGCTCACCGCCGACGGCACCGTCGAGATTGAGGGCGAGCGCCTCCCATTCTCTCCTCCAACCCCCTCTCCACTCCCCCCTCCCCTCGTCACGCCTCGACATCACCAGCCGCCGCGTCCTCAACTTCCGGTTGGTCAAGCCGCCACTGCCACTCTGCCGGTCTACTCCGCCCGCCGcgctccgctcctcctccagccaCCTCCGCTGTCGTGGCAGTGGGACGCTCCCAAATCCGGTCGAGCGCGTGTGCATCAGTGCAGCGGCAGCGGTGGAGCTTGGCCAGGCTCGCCGGCTCGACATttgccgccggcggcagcctccCTTGGAGAGGAgctgaagagaaggaaaaaaagagaaaagtaaAGAAGAGAAGTGGTCCCCACATTTTCTATCTCatttcacttacatgtgggacccacatttttttttattttgctgacttggatgccacgtcagcgaaaccaggcATCTATACTGCCATGGGACCTAAATTtgacggttttgtatagtttaggggcgAAGATTTCTGGTTTCACGGTTAAGGGACGTCAACAAATCttgctgttaagttgagggacctccggtgaacttattccttctgaACACACCGCTGGCCCATTCGAAACAAAGACCAGTAACAACGGGCTTGGATCGCGCTGCCATCGATATTACagcccaaacaccaccttaattgCCGCGGCTAATCACCGCGAGCAACTGAtggttaatttatttataattaactaattattaattaattagttattaATCCCCTGCCTTGGATTCTCTTCCAGGCGGTTAGAAATCCCCCGAGTTTGTAGCCCCCACACCCCCACGTCCCTCAGCAACCGCCGCCCCCACTCGTCTCTCcccccacgcgcgcgcgcgaagcatcagcatcagcagcGACGAGTGTCAGTGAGAGCGCGCaaccgcctcgcctcgccgccgcgcgcgcccgcgaTGTCCACGGCGACGACAAGGCTCGGCGTCCGCCGCCCGACACCCGCCCCGGTGTTCGACTtcgaccgcctcctcctcggcagcagcagcggcggcggcatggtgggcgacgacgtcgtcgccgacgcgcTGCTCGGTTTCGCCTACGACCCGCCcgcccacggcgccgccgccctcgacgaCGTCCTCGCCCCGCTCCCCGGCGCCGACAAGAGGCCGCGCGAAcgcggcgtcgtcgccgacggcagGTCgttccgccgcgccggtgctgccctgccggcgccgccgacggagCTGGTGACTCGCTTcgtccccacgccgccgccgctgccaccggtgcagcagcagcagcagcagcagcgatggGAGCTGCCTGACGCGGTGTTCGTGCGGGGAGCCggagcggcggaggcgaagaagggaggcgccgcggcgagccacgacgaccacgacgacgggcgccaccaccaccaccacaaccagGCCGtgcagagcgcggcggcgagggagcggcggaggcggatcaGCAGCAAGACGGCGGAGCTCTCGCGCCTCATCCCCGGCGCCGCCAGGATGAACAGCACCGCCGAGATGCTccaggccgccgcccgccacgtcCGGCTCCTCCAGGCCCAGGTCGGCATGCTCGCCCTCATCCACTCCTCCGGCGAGGTAACCACCCACCCACCACCAACAACAAACACCTTGAACGCACTCTCGTCGAATCCTGAATCCTCCATCGTACGTCCATCAGGCGAAGGCGGCATCATCCATGGCGGCGTCGCGGGAGCACCaccagatgatgatgatgcgcGCGCtgctggcgagcggcggcgtgcAGGAGCGGCTCGCCGGAGAGGGCAGGTGCCTGGTGCCGACGAGCCTCGTCCGCGccatcgccgacgacgacgccatggcCACCTCCAACCCGGCGCTGAGCCGTGACGTCAACCGCTTCAAGGATTCGCtggaccagcagcagcagcagtagaccGAGCTCGCGTCGATCACGGCCATGGCGACCGAGCTCATGGCTGCCCCTTTTTGAGAGCACGCCATTGACACGCTGCCGTTGTGTGTTCCTGACACCCTGAcgacgatcgatcgatgatgaATGTTTCTGTTCATAGCTCATGATCATCCGTAGATTCATTAGGTGTAGGTTATCAGCATTGATCGATTTAATTGCATCATATATAGTCTaaaatttagtttgtttttagTTTAGTCTTGCTTTTAATCTATGCATGAAAATATTGGCTAATTAATCTAGATTTAGTTTGGTAATTATGGGATGTGTGTGATGTGATACTAACACTGTTGTATCTCCCACACCTGTGAATTTGTAAGCATCTTTAGGATAGATATAGGTAGATTAGATCATGCATTTTTATTGTCGGTAGATTTCGTTGTTACTTCGAGTTGGAATTTATTCtctgaataaaataaatttatctcttCTGTCAACAGAATTGTCAACAGAATGTGTATGTGTCCTGTCTCCTGACTGCATAAAGAAATGTGTGTGATGTGTTCATCAGTGTTGCTGTTCTCGTTActtgtttttttcgttgcaaTGTTGCTCGAGCTTTTTATCTGCTTAATTATGGCAGGAGAGAATGCGTCATTGGGGGAAGTTACTAGCAACTGTACTAATCAATCGTTAAGACCAATACCAATTGTTCATTTACATTGGGTAATAAATTCTGTAGGATTAAGAGCAAATTATTGATTAAATACCACTAATTATAGTGTCAACTAGCACTGGCCGTTTCACATATTGAGGTCAAGCTGTGACACTGCTAAAGATCGACCGTATTACAGTCTCACAGCAAAGGAATACTATTATGTACGATGTTCATAATTTAGGTATcattaattttaatatttttatttcaaaaaaataatattttattaagGGATTTAGTCTATGTGATTTCTTACTGGCCTCCAATCCGAGAACTCCGTAGGTGGAGAATGGAGTAGTATCATTCTTGTATAATTTTCTGAATTGGCATGCTCAGGATAAAAGAggtttggaattttattcaaaaCAAACGGGCATTTGGTCTAGTGGTATGATTCTCGCTTAGGGTGCGAGAGGTCCCGAGTTCAATTCTCGGAGTACccctgtgattttttttttatttttctagtttCAGCTCGCCAGACTAATGTGTTAATGAATTTATAAACCTTTGCAAATTTGACTTGTTAAAACCAAATCTTCTATTTGTATACGATCGATATGCAGCCAGGCAAAGGACGTGCAGCATATCAAGCATGGGAAATTGTTTGAAGAGACGTTATTGGTTGATATTTTGTAAAAAAGAATAAACTATAATAATTGATTTATCAAAACATAGATACTTACAAAACCAATATTATTatagaaaataattttgaaatataaatatattagggtgaatagctaatatgaTCCCTGAAGTTTCGCTTCGGGCTCAGTTTAGTTCTTGAGGTTTCAAATCGTCCAAACAAGtcctccaaattaatcatttgggttaatatagtccttggacccCATAAAAAATACCACGTGAGCATGCCAAGTCATCCTCGCATGTAGTAGTACGAATGAAATAACCATTCTATCCTTATATACCATatagaaaagaaggaaaagacaaacaaaaaaaaataacaggccAATTTAGGCCCAACATTATTGGGAGGGTGGCCAACAAAGATATTTATACGATCAGTACTTGGCTGCAGCAATCGTAAGTgacaattcctaaatgatcacACATGTGTGAaacatttgttttcttttttatatggtATATAATGGTAGAATGGTCATTTCATTCGTATCGTTGTATGTGAGGATGACTTGGCATGCTCACATGGCACTTTTGTGGGTCAaaggactatattaacccaaatgattaatttggaggacttgtttggacgatttgaaacctcaaggactaaactgagcccgaagcgaaacttaagggaccatattagctattcacccaatATATTAGACTAAATTATAGACTAGGTATAATTTAGATAACTGCTAATTAAAATCAACAAATTgaacttttttaaaattaagtACTAGTAGAAACAGCAACAACTAGCGATCAGGAGTGCAGCACATAATCTATTGGGGATTTAAACTTTGTAATCTCATTGAAAAGCAATTGAGAATTATTTTTTCCTTACAAAATATCTTTGTAACATTACATGAAATTGAAGTGCTACCAAGGATGGCTAAAACACCTTACTAGACCAGCAACTCAAGAGAGTAAATTATACTAATTCTGAACACTTTTATCATTTGTTTAGATGATAGCATTGTCTTCTTGTTTCCTAAAAAGCTTTTGGACCAAgtaatttccttttcttttctttttttttttacacttcGGATCCCAGCTCCTTAGCTTTTGGACCATACTGTCTCGATGGCTCTCTCAGATATTCTCGTAAGTCAAAGATGGGTTTAATGAAACTAACTTTT
This genomic window from Oryza sativa Japonica Group chromosome 12, ASM3414082v1 contains:
- the LOC136354499 gene encoding uncharacterized protein, whose protein sequence is MSTATTRLGVRRPTPAPVFDFDRLLLGSSSGGGMVGDDVVADALLGFAYDPPAHGAAALDDVLAPLPGADKRPRERGVVADGRSFRRAGAALPAPPTELVTRFVPTPPPLPPVQQQQQQQRWELPDAVFVRGAGAAEAKKGGAAASHDDHDDGRHHHHHNQAVQSAAARERRRRISSKTAELSRLIPGAARMNSTAEMLQAAARHVRLLQAQVGMLALIHSSGEAKAASSMAASREHHQMMMMRALLASGGVQERLAGEGRCLVPTSLVRAIADDDAMATSNPALSRDVNRFKDSLDQQQQQ